A single window of Methanoculleus oceani DNA harbors:
- the gyrB gene encoding DNA topoisomerase (ATP-hydrolyzing) subunit B has translation MTDTYDASHITVLEGLRPVRERPAMYIGSTETRGLHHLVYEVVDNAVDEALAGFCDLIQVTINRDGSVTVDDNGRGIPVDLMPQYGKSALEIVLTVLHAGGKFDKNTYQVSGGLHGVGVSVVNALASWLDATVFRDGSVYAMQFRQGQVAKPLASRPETEHEMEARYEERYGARSGQRLDYERLRGTRITFQPDRSIFETVEFDYDVLDHRLRELAYLNSGLTISLRDERTGDSATYCFEDGIRQFVAHLGEGKESLHDDIIYFQKRDPESMVEVEVALQYNDSYAETIHTYVNSVNTREGGTHLEGFRSALTRAINSAAHRNNLLKNNDAQIKGEDVREGLASVISTRVANPQFEGQTKMRLGNSNVRGIVDSLVYSSLTEYFEEHPKTLQAIVDKAMAAARAREAARNARELARRKSTLESTGLPGKLADCQERDPAKSEIYIVEGDSAGGSAKQGRDRKFQAILPLRGKILNVEKASEHKILKNAEIQALISAIGTGVGDSFDAERARYHRIILMTDADVDGAHIRTLLLTFFYRYMTGLVEHGYIYIAQPPLFRVARGKQEQYVYREEEMREITAEWGEKGVSIQRYKGLGEMNAGQLWSTTMDPANRVLKQVKIEDAVYANDIFEKLMGENVDARKDFIRRHAKEVNNLDV, from the coding sequence ATGACTGATACCTACGATGCTTCCCACATCACGGTACTGGAAGGCTTGAGGCCTGTGCGGGAACGTCCCGCCATGTACATCGGCAGCACGGAGACCCGGGGGTTGCACCACCTGGTCTACGAGGTTGTGGACAACGCCGTAGACGAGGCTCTCGCCGGGTTCTGCGATCTGATCCAGGTGACCATCAACCGGGACGGCTCGGTCACGGTCGATGATAACGGACGTGGCATTCCGGTCGATCTCATGCCCCAGTACGGCAAGAGCGCTCTTGAGATCGTCCTCACCGTGCTGCACGCCGGCGGAAAGTTCGATAAGAATACCTACCAGGTATCCGGTGGCCTGCACGGCGTCGGTGTCTCGGTCGTCAACGCCCTTGCAAGCTGGCTCGATGCGACGGTCTTCCGGGACGGCAGCGTCTACGCGATGCAGTTCCGGCAGGGCCAGGTAGCAAAGCCGCTCGCAAGCCGCCCGGAGACCGAGCACGAGATGGAGGCGCGGTACGAGGAACGTTACGGCGCCCGGTCCGGGCAACGGCTCGACTACGAGCGGCTCCGGGGCACCCGGATCACGTTCCAGCCCGACCGGTCGATATTCGAGACCGTCGAGTTCGATTACGACGTGCTGGACCACCGGCTCCGCGAGCTCGCCTACTTAAACAGCGGCCTTACGATCAGCCTCCGGGACGAGCGCACCGGGGACTCGGCCACCTACTGTTTCGAGGACGGCATCAGGCAGTTCGTCGCCCACCTCGGCGAGGGGAAGGAGAGCCTCCACGACGACATCATCTACTTCCAGAAGCGTGACCCCGAGAGCATGGTCGAGGTCGAGGTGGCCCTGCAGTACAACGACTCATACGCAGAGACGATCCACACCTACGTCAACAGCGTGAATACCCGGGAGGGCGGCACCCACCTCGAGGGGTTCCGGAGCGCCCTCACCCGGGCGATCAACAGCGCCGCCCACAGAAACAACCTCCTCAAGAACAACGATGCCCAGATCAAGGGTGAAGACGTCAGGGAGGGACTCGCCTCCGTCATCAGCACCCGGGTGGCGAACCCCCAGTTCGAGGGGCAGACCAAGATGCGCCTTGGAAACAGCAACGTCCGGGGCATCGTGGACTCGCTTGTCTACTCGTCGCTCACCGAGTACTTCGAGGAACATCCGAAAACCCTCCAGGCGATCGTGGACAAAGCAATGGCGGCGGCCAGGGCCAGGGAGGCCGCCCGGAACGCGCGCGAACTCGCCCGGCGAAAGAGCACGCTTGAGTCGACCGGCCTTCCCGGGAAACTCGCCGACTGTCAGGAGCGGGACCCGGCGAAGAGTGAGATCTACATCGTGGAAGGAGACTCTGCAGGCGGTTCCGCGAAACAGGGACGGGACAGGAAGTTCCAGGCGATCCTCCCTCTGCGAGGAAAGATCCTGAACGTCGAGAAGGCATCGGAGCACAAGATCCTGAAGAACGCCGAGATCCAGGCACTCATATCCGCTATCGGGACCGGAGTCGGCGACAGTTTCGACGCGGAGCGAGCCCGGTACCACCGGATCATCCTGATGACCGATGCGGATGTGGACGGTGCGCACATCCGGACGCTCCTCCTCACGTTCTTCTACCGCTACATGACGGGGCTCGTCGAGCACGGCTACATCTACATCGCCCAGCCGCCTCTCTTCCGGGTCGCCAGGGGCAAACAGGAGCAGTACGTCTACCGCGAGGAGGAGATGCGCGAGATCACCGCCGAGTGGGGCGAGAAGGGCGTCTCGATCCAGCGCTACAAGGGTCTCGGCGAGATGAACGCCGGCCAGCTCTGGAGCACCACGATGGATCCTGCGAACAGGGTCCTCAAACAGGTCAAGATCGAGGATGCCGTCTACGCGAACGATATATTCGAGAAACTTATGGGAGAGAATGTGGACGCCCGGAAAGACTTCATCCGCCGGCACGCAAAGGAGGTGAACAACCTTGACGTCTGA